A genomic stretch from Pectinophora gossypiella chromosome 13, ilPecGoss1.1, whole genome shotgun sequence includes:
- the LOC126371981 gene encoding uncharacterized protein LOC126371981 produces the protein MDWTVFNSSRGLVGVVAWALVVTITTTTTALELYDELPGDGDPVAYPDDNSLDTGPVAPRSSPELALAKDVLLYKLIKALQGRQSLTTFRSDWPSEFQPTEPEEPTRLTELEKRQPREHARRREPTRPREPRHVHLTALRDKDGVVKRLTNVLRGSGTNIGFKGMDYYRPQQKWKIKKGKALGSQMVCYFKLCAFRSPM, from the exons ATGGATTGGACAGT GTTCAACAGCAGCCGCGGGCTGGTGGGCGTGGTGGCGTGGGCGCTGGTGGTCACCATCACTACCACCACCACGGCACTGGAGCTGTACGACGAGCTGCCGGGAGACGGGGATCCTGTTGCGTATCCA GACGACAACAGCCTGGACACGGGCCCGGTGGCGCCCCGCAGCAGTCCAGAGCTCGCGCTGGCCAAGGATGTGCTGCTCTATAAGCTCATCAAGGCCTTGCAGGGGAGACAGAGTCTTACGACGTTCAG ATCAGACTGGCCGTCAGAATTCCAGCCCACAGAGCCTGAAGAGCCCACAAGGCTCACAGAGCTTGAAAAGAGACAACCCAGAGAGCACGCACGACGAAGAGAGCCCACACGACCCAGAGAGCCCAGACACGTACATCTCACAGCTCTGAGAGACAAGGATGGAGTCGTGAAGAGACTCACGAATGTCCTTAGAGGGAGCGGGACAAATATAGGTTTCAAAGGCATGGACTACTACAGGCCACAGCAGAAATGGAAGATTAAGAAGGGGAAGGCTTTAG